From the genome of bacterium:
CCGAACCAGCCGTTGACGTGGATGGAGCTGATCTTGGCCGTGGCGCCGTGCTCCTCGAAGATGGCCTTGATCCGCTGCGCCTCCTCCAGCGGCAGGCGGGGCACGTCCTCGCAGAAATCCACGGCCAGGTCGTACTCGCGGTAGGCTTGGTCGCTGGCGATGCCGGCGCCGGGCACGCGGCGCAGGATCTCCTCCCGCACCGCCTCCAGGCGGACGCGGAAGCGGGCGCGGGTCGCCCCGTCGTAGAGGAAGTGGCGGGCCATGCGCCCCTCCTCCAGGCGGAAAACCAGGCCGCCGTTCTCCCCGATCACGCCGTCCACGGGCCACATGCGGGCGATGTGGTCGCACCAGCCGGCCGGGCGCCCCGTGACCGGCACCACGCGCAGGCCGGCCTCGCGTGCCTTCCAGAGGGCGGCGTAGGCCTCCGCCGTGATGCGGCCCCCGCTCGAGATGGTGTCGTCGATGTCGGTGAAGAGCACGGCCAGGGCGCGGGCCGATTCCCGCGGCCAAGCGGCCAGGGGCTTGAGCCGCTCCGTCACGCCGAGCGCGCTCCGGGCTGGGCGCGGCCCGCGCTGGAGACGATGGCCCAGTT
Proteins encoded in this window:
- a CDS encoding HAD-IIB family hydrolase; protein product: MTERLKPLAAWPRESARALAVLFTDIDDTISSGGRITAEAYAALWKAREAGLRVVPVTGRPAGWCDHIARMWPVDGVIGENGGLVFRLEEGRMARHFLYDGATRARFRVRLEAVREEILRRVPGAGIASDQAYREYDLAVDFCEDVPRLPLEEAQRIKAIFEEHGATAKISSIHVNGWFG